GCTGCCCGACATCCTTCACGGCGACCGCTACCCGGTCGCGAACGGCCTGGACAACATCGTCGCCGAGGTCACCCAGGTGGCCGGGTTCGCGCTGGGCGGCCTGCTGGTCACCGTCGGCTCGGCGCAGACGGTGCTGGCCGTCGACGCGGCCACCTTCCTGCTCTCCGCCACGCTGATCGCGACCGGTCTGCGCCGCTGCGCGGCGGCCACCGAGGTCGCCGCCGAACCGTCCGGCTCCTGGTGGGCCGAGACCACCGCCGGGGTACGCGTGGTCTTCACCGACCGCGCCCTCCGGTCCTACCTGCTGCTCTTCTGGCTGGCCTGCCTGGTGTACGGCACCGAGGGGGTGGTCGCCCCGCTGGCCGGCGAGTACGGCGGCGGCGCCCGCGTCGGCGGCCTGCTGCTCGCCATGATGCCGGCCGGGGTGGCGATCGGCGGCGTCCTGCTCACCCGGTTCTGCCCGCCGGAGCTGCGACAGAAGCTGATGCTGCCGCTCGCCGTCCTGTCCTGCGCCGTGCTGCTGCCGGTCGCCGCGCAGCCGCCGCTGCCGGTGGTGCTGGTCCTGCTCTTCGTCAGCGGGCTGGCCGGCGCGTTCAGCATCCCGCTGAACGCCCTCTTCGGCCGGGCCGTCCCGGCCGCCTACCGGGCGCGCGCGTTCGGGGTGGCGATGTCCGGGCTCTGCGCGGTGCAGGGCCTGTCCATGCTCGGGGCCGGTGCGGTCGCCGAGACGGTCCGCCCGAGCCTGGTGGTCGGCGGCGCCGCGCTGCTGGCGACGCTCGCCGTCCTGGTCGTGCTGGCCACCTCGGCCGGTGTCTTCACGCCCGCCCGGCCGGCTCAGCCGGTGGCGGAGCCGGAACGGGACCCGGTCCCGGCCTGACGGTCAGCCGAAGGTGGTGGGCTTGGTCGGGCAGCCGTTCGCGGCCTTCCACTTCTTGACCGCGGCGACCGGGGACTTGTTCTTCCCGGCCTTCCAGGCGTCCAGGTACGGCCACGGGAAGACGGTGCCGCGCTGGTTCCACCAGTCGCCGGACTTCGCGCACGGCGGGGAGATGCCGAAGTGCAGGTGGCAGGCGCTGGCGTCGCCGGTGTCGCCGGTCTTGCCGATGGTCTGGCCGGCGGTGACCCGAGCGCCGACGGTCACCCCGGCGGCGATCTTCGACAGGTGCGAGCCGTAGTAGCGCACGCCGTCGTCGCCGAGGATGGAGATGGACAGGCCGCCGCGGGTGGCGCCGTCGTTGACCGAGGCCTTCCACCTGTCGACGGTGCTGACGGCGAGCACCTCGCCGTCGGTGACCGCGCGGAACTTGTTGCCGCAGCCGGTGATCACGTCGGTGGCCGGGTAGTCGTGGTGGGTGTGCGCGTACGAGTTGTTGCCGACCACCGGGAAGACATAGGTGAAGCTGGTCGCCTTCTTCGACGCGGAGGGGCTGACGCTCGGCGAGGCGCTCGCGCTCGGGCTCGCCGGTGGCGCGCTGGTCACCTCGCTCGCCGGGGCCGCCGCCGAGGTGGCCGGCGCGGCCGAGCCCGAGACGGCCGACCCCTCGCTCACGAAGTACGGCTCCTCGTTCTTGTCGCCACAGGCCGCCAAGGCCAGCGCCGCCGTCATGGCCGCGACTCCGGCCACGAACTTGCGCATCCCGCCGTCCCCTCATCCGCCGTCCGGCGACGCGGGCGCGACGCCGACCGCCCACTCTAGGGGGCCCGGCGGCGGACGGCGACCCGGACTTGTCAGGATTTGCGCCACGGGAGCTGTGGTCGTACCCCAAGCGGCGGCCGGAGGGGAAGCGGACCGGGAGGGTCAGGCGGGCCGGGAGAGAGTGGTGATGATGCGATCGATCTCGGTCAGGGCGTAGGCGGCGAGCCGTTCCTGGGCGGCCTGCGCGTCCGGGTTCGTCTCCTCCAGGTCGCCGAGGACGACGATGTTCTCGTCGTTGAGCGTGGCGGCCGGGGCGGTGTAGTTGAAGCTGCCGATGATGGTCAGCTTGCGGTCGATCACCATCAGCTTGTGGTGGATCTTCCGGACGCCGTTGCCGGGCGTGTTCTCGTAGAGCTGCGCCCCGGCGGCCTTGAGCGGCTCGGTCGCGGCCCACCGTTGCGAGCCCTGCCCGCGGTCGAGGACACCGCGGACCGGGACGCCGGCCCGCAGCATCCACTCCATGGTGTCGTCGATGCCGGACGACTGGGCGAAGGTGAACATCGCGAAGTCCACCCGCTCCTTCGCCTTCAGCATCTGCTTCATGATCTCCATCTCCGGGCCCTGCTCCGGGGCGAAGACGGGTTTCACCCGGATGCCGCCGAGCCGGAACTCGCGCGGCCGCGGCTCGTGCCGCTCGTGCAGGTCGCCGAAGGTGCCGCTGCGCAACCGGGCGAACTCGGCCATGTAGAGATCGGCCGCGGTCCTGCCGTGCAGCACGACCACGTGGTTCAGGTTGTTGCCCGGTTTGTCCAGGACGTCCGGCGGGTTGGTGCCGGTGTCGGTGTGGGTGAAGTTGGTGGAGCCGGTGAGGACGGCGGCGGTCGGTTTCCCCGGGTCCCGGACCATGAACTTCTGGTGGAAGATGTACGGGTTCAGGTCGGTGACCAGGTCGATGCCGGCGCGCAGCAGCGCCGCGTGGATCACCCGGTTGCCCTCGTTCTCCCCGCCGATCAGCCACGGGTCGGCGACCGGTTTCTCCTCCCGCAGGTAATCGCCCTCCAGGATGATCTGCATCTTCACCCGCCGGGCCCGGGCCGCCACGATCGCGTCGGCGATCAGCCGGGAGTCCAGCTCCTGCACGGCGATCAGCAGCTTGCTGGTCGCGCCGTCGATGAACGCGCGGATGACCGCGTCCAGGTCGTCCGGTCCACCCAGCACCGGTGGGCCCGCGTAGAACTCGATTCCGCCGAGGTCAGCACCCATGGGGCCAGTGTGCGCCGGGGCCCGGCGCCGGCCCATCCGCCGATCATCCGCACGTCGTTATGGTGATCGGCGTGGCGGTACGCGTGATGGTGGTGGACGACCACCCGATGTGGCGGGACGGGGTGGCCCGGGACCTCGGCGAGGCCGGATATCTGGTCACCGCCGCGGTCGGCGAGGGGCGGCAGGCGCTGCGGGTGGCCCCCGCGGCCCGGCCCGACGTGGTGGTGCTCGACCTGCAACTGCCCGACCTGTCCGGGGTGGCGGTGATCCACGGGCTGCGGGCGGCCGACCCCGGGGTGCGGATCCTGATGCTCTCGGCCAGCGGCGAGCACCGCGACGTGCTCGAGGCGGTCAAGGCCGGGGCCACCGGTTACCTGCTGAAATCTGCCGGGCGGCAGGAGTTCCTGGACGCGGTGCGGCGGACCGCGGAGGGCGACCCGGTGTTCACCCCGGGACTGGCCGGGCTGGTGCTGGGGGAGTACCGGCGACCGGGGCGGCCGCGGCTGACCGAGCGGGAGACCGAGGTGCTGCGGCTGGTGGCGAAGGGGTTGTCGTACAAGCAGATCGCCGAGCGCCTGGTGCTCTCGCACCGCACGGTGCAGAACCACGTGCAGAACACGCTCGGCAAACTCCAGATGCACAACCGGGCCGAACTGGTCCGTTACGCCCTGGAGGAGGGCATCTCGTAAGGCTTGTCGACCAGCAGCACCCGGTCGTCGCGGATCACCAGCAGCCGGCCGTCCCCGCCGACCGCGATGAGCCCCCGGGCCGGGGTGCCCAGCGACACCGCGTCACAGTCGACGTCGGCGCAGCGCCACACCTCCTCCCCGGCCGCCGCATAGGTCGCCTGCTCGTCGACGGCGACGGAGCCGGAGCCGGACTCGGACAGCTGCCAGGTCTGCCGGCCGTCGGACAGCTTGCCTCCGGAGTGGACGACCGTCCCCCGGCCGGTCAGCGCCCACACCGCCTCCGGGTCGCCGCCGGGCCGCTTGTCCTGCCGCGGGTGGGCGCAGGTGTCCGGGTCGCAGGTCAGCTCCAGGATGCTGCGGCCCACCCAGAACCCCGCGTGCGGCCGCCCGTCCGCCCCGATCCGGAGCTGGGCCCGCATCCCGTCCCGGTAGCCGTCGTCCGCGGGCTGGTCGGCGGCGCCGATCGGGTACCGGTCCGGGTGCACGCAGGCGATGGCGCAGTGGACCATGGTGAATCGGTGCCGGCCGCCGGGTTGCGGGACGGCCAGCAAGAACCAGAGCGAGCCGTCCGGCGCGGCGGCGCCCGCGACCTCGATCCGGCCGTACAGGTCCAGCTCGTCGTCGGCCGAGGCCCGGACCGGGAAGTACGCGGTCCGGCAGCCTTCCCGGTCGCAGCGGGCGTACTGCACGAACGGGCCGCCGGTGTCCGTCCCGCCACTGAGCGCCGCCTTGACCACGGTGCCGTCCGCACCGATGGAGACGGTGCTGTACCCCTGCACCGCGGCCGGCGACCCGGTCACCCCGCGGAAGGTCGCGCACCGGTCGTCCTCGCAGTACCGCACCCCGCCGATGGTGACGATCACCGGATGCTGCCCGGCCGGCCAGGCCACCGCCACCGCGCCCTCGATCCCGGGCCCGGTGTGGATCACCGGCGCCCGGTACGGGTTCCACACCACGATCCCGAAGGTCAGCGCCAGCCCGGCCAGCGTCGCGACAGCGGCCGGCCACACCCTGGTCCGCTTCGCCTCGGGACTCAGCAGCGCCGCCGCCTGCACGGCGAGCACCAGCGCCAGCAGCACCGCGTCCAGCAGCCGGTCCACCCACGGCACGGTGCCGAGCATCGTCCGCAGCCCGGCCAGCGCCGCCGGCGCCACGACCCAGCCCAGCAGCACCGGCATCGCCCGGACCCGGATCGCGCCGCCGCGGATCGCCCCGATCAGGCTGACCAGCCAGATCACGCCGATCAGCGCGAGCCGGATCGGGCCCGTGCCAGCGGCCGGGTCCGGTTGCGGGTTCCCGTCGACGATCGTCACGTAACCCTCGCCGGCGATCAGGTCGAGCAACGACGGCACCAGCAGGAACGAGGTCATGGCCAGCAGCGACGTGCCGATCAGCCTCGACGGGGTACCCACAACTCCACCTCTGTTCCCTCGCCGGGACGGCTGTCCACGGTCATGGTGCCGCGCAGATCCTCGATCCGGCCGCGCATCGACTGGGCGACGCCGAGCCGCCCGTCGCGTTCCGCCTCGGCGAGCCGGCCCGGCGCGATCCCGGCCCCGTCGTCGCGGACCGTGACCCGGACGCCGTCGCCCTCGTCCTCGAGCAGCAGCCAGGCCCGCGCCCCGGACCCGGCGTGCCGGCGCACGTTCTCCAGGGCCGCGCGGACCGCGGCGAGCAGCTCCCGGCCCTCGTGCCCGGCCAGCGGCACCGCCTCGGCCGGCGTGGCGACCTCGATCCCCGGACCGGCCAGTTCGGACAGGGCCGCGCGCAGGTCGACCGCCTCGGTCTCGCGGGCCGGCGGGACCAGCGTGCCGCCGCCGGCGAGCAGTTTGCGCAGCGCGGTCTCCTGCTGCCCGGCCAGCGTGGCGAGCTCGGCCAGCGCGGTGCCGGTGGCGCCCGGCTCGGCGCCCTGCCGCTGCACCATGGCCAGCACCTGGAGCACCCCGTCGTGGATCGGGCGGGCCAGCCGGTCCCGCTCGGCGGCGGCCGCCTCCCGGCGGATCTCCTCGGCCCGTCGCCGCTCCGCCCAGCGTTCGGTCAGGTAGTGGGCGAGCCCGAGGCCGCCGACCGCGGCGCCGGCGACCAGCAGCAGCACGCCCGAGGTGGTCAGGTGCCGCACCGCGTTCAGGGTGTCCGAGGCCGGTAGGCCGTCGTCCTCCACATAGGTCGCCGCCAGCAGCAGCCCGGCGCTGGCCGCGAGCAGCCCGGCGACCGGGCCGAGCACCGCCGGGATCGAGCCGCGCCGGGCCAGCACCGGCACGGTGGCGCCGGCGGTCGCGGTCACCGCCGCGACGACCAGCACCAGGATGATCAGCGCCGGGACCACCCGGTGCTGGGTGCCGATCCGGCCCGGGTCGCCGGTCGTCGCCGACCAGGCGATGAACAGCGAGGTGGCGGCCAGCACGTGCAGCGTCCCGGCGACCGCCACCCGCCACCGGGTGAGCGCGGCCAGCACCCCGATCGCGGTCCCGGCCAGCACACCCGACCAGCGGGCCGCGGTCTGCCCCTCCAGCGCGAAGAAAGCCAGCAGCAGCGGCGTGCCCATGCCGGCCTGGGCGAGGGCCATGGTCAGCGCGCCGCCGAGCGACCACAGCCCGGCCAGCGCCGCCAGCCCGGCGGCCAGCACCAGGGTGGCCCCGCCGGCCAGCGCGTTCTCCACCCACGGGTGCCGGAACAGGACCGACGAGTCGATGCCGAGCAGCGTGGCGACGTCGGCCCGGGTCACCAGCGACAGCGGGATCACCAGGAACACGGCGGCCCCGGCGGCCAGCACCGGCCGGACCCGCGCCCAGCTCAGCGGCGCACGGCCGGCGCGCGGCACCCGCCAGGCGAACGCGAGCAGCCCGAACAGCGCCACCGCGACCACGCCGGCCTTGAGCAGCTGGTAGTCGCGGGACGCCATGCCGCCGCGGCCGATCACCGCCGCGGAGAACACCCGCAGGCCCAGCGCCAGCACGGCGATCGCGGCGCCCCAGCGTGGCGCGCCGTCGAGGAACAGGCGCTGCGCGCAGGCCAGCACCCCGATCAGGGCGAACGTGACGGTCACCGGCCCGATCAGGTAGGCCGGCAGCAGCATCTCGCGCGGCATCGTGGACAGCGTGATCCCGGCGACCAACACCCCCGACGTCACCAGCAGCCAGGGCCACCAGCGCACCAGCAGCAGCGCCAGGACCAGCGCGGCGACCTGCGGCAGGACCACGATCCCGGCCGCCGACCGGGGCATCCCGGAGTAGTACTCGCTGCCGAACGGGGCGACCAGGCTGAGCCCGCCGCTCACCGAGGCCGGCAGGAAGATCAGCAGCAGGCAGCCACTCAGCCCGGTGAGGATCGCCGGCCGGCGGTTGCTATCCATGGCGCAGATCATGGCCTATCGATGCGAACGCGTGTGCGCCCGGATGCGGCAGGCGCGGCGGACGGCCCCCGGGGTGGTACTCGAAGTGCCACCACTCGTTGTCGTAAACCCGGTAGAGGCCGTGCAGCGCCCCGTGTCGCTCCAGCCACCGGGCCCCCTCCGTGGGGCGGACGTCCATCGCCGTGCCTGCCACATGCCGGGACTCCTCGGGCGGCAGCGTCCACCGCCGCGCCTCGGCCACCGACCCGCGGCGCCGCACCTCGGCCAGGTACAGCACGGTCTGCGTGCCGTGGTCGCGATACCCGGAGGTGAGCCCGATCAGCTCGCCGTGCTCCCACAGCGCCCGGGTGCGGGCCGCCTCGAACGCCGCCCGCGCGGCCGGGGCCAGCCCGTCCAGGCTCTCCGCCGGGAACCGCGCGGTGAGCGCCCACCGGCAGGCGGTCTGCCGGGCCTGCCCAACAGTGATCAGGGCAGCCACCGGGGCCAGGGCGAAGGCCAGCAGCCGGGTGGCGGCGGCGTACACCGGGTCGCGGCGGCGCCTCGGCTCCGCCACGCCCCGATCGGTCTCGTGCAGAGGCATGTACTCAAGATCCCGGCTCGCGGGCGCACGTTCCTGAGTACGCGTACTCAGAAATTCACCATCCGCTTCTCGTACGCCACCAGCCCGGCCGCCTCGCCCGCACTGATCCGGTCACATACCCAGTCCCAGTGCAACGCCACCCGATCACCCACGCCGAGCCCCGCCAGCAGCGCCCGCCCGCCCACCGACCAGCTCACCCGCTCCTCCCGCACCGGCCCGCCGGCCAGCGCGCCGCCGTCCCACACCAGCGGGCGGCAGCGCACCACCGCCTGCTCCCCGTCCACCGCGACCACCGTCCCGGGCCGGATCCGGCACCGGTCCAGCACGGTCAGCGCCGACGGGTGCCCGGTACGCCGCAGCAGCCCCAGCCACGGGTACACCGCGAACACCTGGAACGCGTGGTGCGCCACGGCCGGCCCCGCGAAGACCGGGCCGAACCGCGCCCGCAGGAAGTCGGCCAGCTCCGCCCCGGGCACCCGGTCCAGCAGCTCGCCGCCGAGCCAGTACGCCCGCACCACCGCCTCGTCCAGCGGATCGTCCAGCCCGGCCGCGCGGGCGATGAACTCCAGGTAGGTCCAGGCGCCGTGGAAGCCCCGCGCCCGCCGCCCGATCTCGTCCGGCGCGCCCGCGTCGAGCAGCGCGGCGGCCCCGTCCGGCCCGCAGTGCCCCAGCTCGTTCGGCGGGTACGCGTACCGGGCGAACAGCACCGCCCCGGCGTCGCTCACCTCAGCAGATCCGGGGCAGTTGCTCGCCGATCGGCATGGTCACCACCCGGGTCCCGCCGAGCCCGGTGCGCGCCACCACCATGCCCGGATGCTCGGCGACGCAGACGCCGATCCGGCAGGCGTCCCGGCCGTACGGATGCTCCCGCATCGCGGCCAGCACCCGGTCGGCCTGGTCCGGCGGGACCAGCGCGACCAGCTTCCCCTCGTTCGCCACCTGGAGCGGGTCGAGGCCGAGCAGGTGGCAGGCGTCGGCCACCTCGGCCGGCACCGGCAGGTCCCGCTCGACCAGCTCGACACCGAGCTTCGCGGCCCCGGCGATCTCGTTCAGGGTGGCCGCCAGCCCGCCCCGGGTAGGGTCGCGCAGCGTGTGCACGTCCGCGCCGGTGGCCAGCATCGCGGCGACCAGGCCGTGCAGCGGCGCGGTGTCGCTGCGCACCTCGGTGCCGAACTCCAGGCCCTGCCGGCAGCTGAGCACCGCCACCCCGTGCACCCCGAGCGGCCCGCTGACCAGGACCGCGTCGCCGGCCGTGGCCCGGTGCGGCCCGAGGTCCACGCCGTCGGCGACCAGGCCGATGCCGGTGGTGGTGACGTAGACGCCGTCGCCGCTGTCGAAGTCGACCACCTTGGTGTCGCCGGTGACCAGCCGGACCCCGGCGGCGCGCGCGGCCTCGCCCATGGCCGTCGCGATCCGGCCGACCGCGGGGAGCGGGGTGCCCTCCTGGAGGATGAACGCGGCCGACAGGTAGAGCGGGGTGGCGCCGGACATGGCCAGGTCGTTGACGGTGCCGTTGACCGCGAGGTCGCCGATCGAGCCGCCCGGGAAGAACATCGGCCGCACCACGAAGGAGTCGGTGGAGAACGCCAGCCGGGCGGTCCCGGCGGTGACCACCGCGCTGTCGGTGAGCGCGACGTCGCCGAACGCGGGCAGGAACAGGTGGTTGATCAGGTCGCCGGACATCGCCCCGCCGCCGCCGTGCCCCATCACGATCGCCGGGGTGTCCCGCAGCGGCAGCGGGCACGCCCAGCCCTCGAAGTCGATCGTCATGAGAGCCGCCGGTACGCGTAATAGGCCGCGCACGCCCCCTCGGACGACACCATCGTCGCCCCGAGCGGGTTCCGCGGCGTGCACCGCGTGCCGAACGCCGCGCACTCGTCCGGTTTCAGCAGCCCCTGCAACACCTCGCCGGACCGGCACAGCGGCGACTCCGCGGTCCGCACGTCACCGACCGCGAACCGGTGCTCCGCGTCGAACTCCCGGTACCGCTCGGCGAGCCGCCAGCCGCTGCCGGGGATCATCCCGATGCCCCGCCAGGTCCGGTCGGTCACCTCGAACACGTCGCGCAGCATCGCCATGGCCGCCGGGTTGCCCTCGTCGCGGACCGCCCGCGGGTACGCGTTGCGCACCTCGTGCCGTCCCGCCTCCAGCTGGCCGACCGCCTGGCGCACCCCCTCCAGGATGTCCAGCGGCTCGAACCCGGTGACCACGATCGGCACCCGGTACTTCGCGGCCAGCGGCGGGTACTCCCCGGTGCCCATCACGCTGCACACGTGCCCGGCGGCCAGGAACGCCTGCACCCGGCAGCGCGGCGCCTCCATGATCGCGGCGATCGCCGGCGGGACCAGCACGTGCGACACCAGCAGCGAGAAGTTACGCAGCCCGAGCCGCCGGGCCTGGCGCACGGTCATCGCGTTGGCCGGCGCGGTGGTCTCGAACCCGATCCCGAAGAACACCACCTCCCGGTCCGGGTTCTCCCGGGCCAGCCGGACCGCGTCGAGCGGGGAGTAGACCACCCGGACGTCGCCGCCCTCGCTGCGCACCGTGAACAGGTCCCGGCCGCTGCCCGGCACCCGCAGCATGTCGCCGAACGAGCAGAAGATCACGTCCGGCTGCGCGGCGATCGCCAGCGCCCGGTCGATGGTCTCCAGCGGGGTCACGCAGACCGGGCAGCCCGGCCCGTGGATCATCTCGATGCCGTCCGGCAGCAGCTGGTCGATGCCGTGCCGGATGATCGAGTGGGTCTGCCCGCCGCACACCTCCATCAGCGCCCACGGCCGGGTGACGCTCGCGTGGATCTGCTCCAGCAGGCCGGCCGCCAGGTCCGGATCGCTGAACTCGTCCAGGTACTTCACGGCGTTCCTCGCTCCCCGAACTCCTCGTTCAGTAGGCCCAGCCGGGCGAAGCCGGCCAGGGTGCGGATCGCGGACTCCTCGTCGAGGCGCTGGATGGCGAAGCCGACGTGCACGATGACGTACTCGCCGACCGTGGCGTCCGGGACGTACTCCAGGCAGACGTCCTTGCGGACGCCGCCGAAGTCGACCTCGGCCATCCGGGTGCCGTCGGTCTCGACGACGCTCAGCACCCGTCCGGGGACGGCCAGGCACATGGCTGGTTCCCTCCTTCGTTCACCACCCGGCCACCGCGAGCTGGCCCAGGGCGAGGCCGCCGTCGCTGGGCGGGAGCAGGCCGGGCCGCAGCACCGTGAAGCCGCGGTCCCGCAGCTCCCGGGTCGCCGACTCGATCAGCAGGGTGTTCTGGAAGACGCCGCCGCCGAGGACGGCCACGCCGAGCCCGGTCACGGTCCGGCACCGGTCGGCCAGCACCCCGATCAGGCCGGCCAGGGTCGCGTGGAACCGTGCGCCGATCACGGCCGCGGGCAGGCCGGCCCGCACATCGCCGGCGACCGCCCGGATCAGCGGCGCCGGGTCCGCGACCCACGGCCAGGTCCGCGGTGGTCCGGCTTCGCTCAGACAGTTCTCGTACGGCCGGAGCGTCCCGTTCCCCCGCGCACGGGACACACCCTCCAGGACGATCGCCGCCTCGGCCTCGTAGGCGACCGTCTGGCGTACCCCGGCGAGCGCGGCGACCGCGTCGAACAGCCGCCCCACACTGGAGGTCGGCGCGCACCCCAGCCCGGTGGCGAGCTGATGGTCGAGGACCCGCCGCTCGGCCGGCGGGCAGGCGGCCACCGGCGGCAGGTCCGGATCCCACGGCACCTCGGCGGCCCGCAGGTGGGCCAGGGCCATCCGGTACGTCCGCCGCACGCTCGCGTCCCCGCCGGCGAGCGGGACGTACCCGAGGTGGGCGGCCCGCCGGTAGTCGCGGTAGCCGGCGATCAGCACCTCGCCGCCCCAGATCGCGCCGTCCGGCCCGTACCCGGTCCCGTCGAACGCGAAGCCGATCACCCGCTCGTCCCGGCCCAGCCCGTGCTCGGCCATCACCGCAGCGATGTGCGCGTGGTGGTGCTGGACCAGCCGGACCGGGCGGCCGGCGGCGTGCGCGCGGGCCCAGCCGGTGGACCGGTAGCCGGGGTGCGGGTCGGCGGCGAGCACCTCCGGGCGGACCCCGGTGAGCCGTTCCAGGTGCCGCTCGGCGCCGGTCAGCGCGTCGAGGGTGGCGAGCTCGTCGAGGTCGCCGAGGTGCTGGCTGAGCCAGGCGTACCGGCCGTCGCCGAGCGCGCAGGTGTTTTTCAGGTCGGCGCCGACGGCCAGGGTCGGCCGGATCGGGAACGGCAGTGTCAGGGGCAGCGGCGCGTAGCCCCGGGACCGGCGGATCGGTAGTCCGGTTCCACCGGCGAGGGGCCGGCTGACCGAGTCGTCGCACGGCGCCCGGATCTCCCGGTCGTGCCGCAGCCAGGCGTCGGCGAGGCCGGTCAGCCGGCGGACCGCCTCCGCGTCACCGGTCACGATCGGCTCGCCGGCCCGGTTCCCGGACGTCATCACCAGGGCCGGCGGGCCGGGCGGGTCACCCGGCAGGCCGAGCAGCAGCACGTGCAGCGGCGTGTAGGGCAGCAGGATGCCCAGGTCCGGGGTGTCCGGGGCGACCTCGGCGGCGACTGCCGCGCCCGGCCGCCGGGGGAGCAGCACGATCGGGCGCTGGACGCCGGTGAGCAGCGCGGCCGCCTCGTCACCGACCTCCGCGAGCCGCCGGGCGGCGGCCAGGTCGGTGACCATCACCGCGAACGGCTTCCCGCCACGGTTCTTGCGGCGACGCAGCTCGGCGACCGCGGCGCCGCTGGTCGCGTCGCAGGCCAGGTGGTAACCGCCGAGCCCTTTCACGGCCACGATCCGCCCGGCGGCCAGCAGCCGCCGGGCCTCGGCGAGCGCGTCCGCGCCGGTGGCCGGCAGCTTCCCGGCCCCGGCGAGCGCGTCCGCGCCGGTCGGTGCGCCGGCCGGGGCGATCAGCTCCAGCCGGGGGCCGCAGTCCGGGCAGGCGATCGGCTGGGCGTGGAACCGCCGGTCGGCCGGATCGCGGTACTCGGCCTCGCACGCCGCGCACATCGGGAAGCCGGCCATCGTGGTGGTGGCGCGGTCGTACGGAAGGCTCTCGATGATCGTGAAACGCGGCCCGCAGTTGACGCAGGAGATGAAGGGGTGCCGGTGCCGGCGGTCGGCCGGGTCGTGCAGCTCGGCCAGGCAGTCGGCGCAGATCGCCACGTCGGGGGAGGCCAGTGTGCGGGCCGGCGCGGCCGAGCCGGAGGCGCCGATGGTGAACCCGGTGCCGCCCTCGGCCGGGAGCGGCTCCGCACGCACCGCGGTGACCAGGGCCAGCGGCGGTGGCCGGTCACGCAGCCGGCGGCCGTACTCGTGCACCGCCCCGGCGTCCCCCTCCACCTCGACCACCACGCCGTCCACGGTGTTCACCACCGA
Above is a genomic segment from Actinoplanes ianthinogenes containing:
- a CDS encoding MFS transporter produces the protein MPEQPAGYREVFAVREYRHLFTANLLSMIGDQLTAVALSFLVYQRSGSSLLAALTFAGSYLTWVVGGPLLAVLADRLPRRRVLLGGDLVRAALVLLMLVPGMPVALLVAIAFVANLCRPPFQSARSSLLPDILHGDRYPVANGLDNIVAEVTQVAGFALGGLLVTVGSAQTVLAVDAATFLLSATLIATGLRRCAAATEVAAEPSGSWWAETTAGVRVVFTDRALRSYLLLFWLACLVYGTEGVVAPLAGEYGGGARVGGLLLAMMPAGVAIGGVLLTRFCPPELRQKLMLPLAVLSCAVLLPVAAQPPLPVVLVLLFVSGLAGAFSIPLNALFGRAVPAAYRARAFGVAMSGLCAVQGLSMLGAGAVAETVRPSLVVGGAALLATLAVLVVLATSAGVFTPARPAQPVAEPERDPVPA
- a CDS encoding M23 family metallopeptidase translates to MRKFVAGVAAMTAALALAACGDKNEEPYFVSEGSAVSGSAAPATSAAAPASEVTSAPPASPSASASPSVSPSASKKATSFTYVFPVVGNNSYAHTHHDYPATDVITGCGNKFRAVTDGEVLAVSTVDRWKASVNDGATRGGLSISILGDDGVRYYGSHLSKIAAGVTVGARVTAGQTIGKTGDTGDASACHLHFGISPPCAKSGDWWNQRGTVFPWPYLDAWKAGKNKSPVAAVKKWKAANGCPTKPTTFG
- a CDS encoding phospholipase D-like domain-containing protein, with amino-acid sequence MGADLGGIEFYAGPPVLGGPDDLDAVIRAFIDGATSKLLIAVQELDSRLIADAIVAARARRVKMQIILEGDYLREEKPVADPWLIGGENEGNRVIHAALLRAGIDLVTDLNPYIFHQKFMVRDPGKPTAAVLTGSTNFTHTDTGTNPPDVLDKPGNNLNHVVVLHGRTAADLYMAEFARLRSGTFGDLHERHEPRPREFRLGGIRVKPVFAPEQGPEMEIMKQMLKAKERVDFAMFTFAQSSGIDDTMEWMLRAGVPVRGVLDRGQGSQRWAATEPLKAAGAQLYENTPGNGVRKIHHKLMVIDRKLTIIGSFNYTAPAATLNDENIVVLGDLEETNPDAQAAQERLAAYALTEIDRIITTLSRPA
- a CDS encoding response regulator encodes the protein MVVDDHPMWRDGVARDLGEAGYLVTAAVGEGRQALRVAPAARPDVVVLDLQLPDLSGVAVIHGLRAADPGVRILMLSASGEHRDVLEAVKAGATGYLLKSAGRQEFLDAVRRTAEGDPVFTPGLAGLVLGEYRRPGRPRLTERETEVLRLVAKGLSYKQIAERLVLSHRTVQNHVQNTLGKLQMHNRAELVRYALEEGIS
- a CDS encoding sensor histidine kinase, which encodes MDSNRRPAILTGLSGCLLLIFLPASVSGGLSLVAPFGSEYYSGMPRSAAGIVVLPQVAALVLALLLVRWWPWLLVTSGVLVAGITLSTMPREMLLPAYLIGPVTVTFALIGVLACAQRLFLDGAPRWGAAIAVLALGLRVFSAAVIGRGGMASRDYQLLKAGVVAVALFGLLAFAWRVPRAGRAPLSWARVRPVLAAGAAVFLVIPLSLVTRADVATLLGIDSSVLFRHPWVENALAGGATLVLAAGLAALAGLWSLGGALTMALAQAGMGTPLLLAFFALEGQTAARWSGVLAGTAIGVLAALTRWRVAVAGTLHVLAATSLFIAWSATTGDPGRIGTQHRVVPALIILVLVVAAVTATAGATVPVLARRGSIPAVLGPVAGLLAASAGLLLAATYVEDDGLPASDTLNAVRHLTTSGVLLLVAGAAVGGLGLAHYLTERWAERRRAEEIRREAAAAERDRLARPIHDGVLQVLAMVQRQGAEPGATGTALAELATLAGQQETALRKLLAGGGTLVPPARETEAVDLRAALSELAGPGIEVATPAEAVPLAGHEGRELLAAVRAALENVRRHAGSGARAWLLLEDEGDGVRVTVRDDGAGIAPGRLAEAERDGRLGVAQSMRGRIEDLRGTMTVDSRPGEGTEVELWVPRRG
- a CDS encoding D-alanyl-D-alanine carboxypeptidase family protein — translated: MPLHETDRGVAEPRRRRDPVYAAATRLLAFALAPVAALITVGQARQTACRWALTARFPAESLDGLAPAARAAFEAARTRALWEHGELIGLTSGYRDHGTQTVLYLAEVRRRGSVAEARRWTLPPEESRHVAGTAMDVRPTEGARWLERHGALHGLYRVYDNEWWHFEYHPGGRPPRLPHPGAHAFASIGHDLRHG
- a CDS encoding DUF6390 family protein, translating into MSDAGAVLFARYAYPPNELGHCGPDGAAALLDAGAPDEIGRRARGFHGAWTYLEFIARAAGLDDPLDEAVVRAYWLGGELLDRVPGAELADFLRARFGPVFAGPAVAHHAFQVFAVYPWLGLLRRTGHPSALTVLDRCRIRPGTVVAVDGEQAVVRCRPLVWDGGALAGGPVREERVSWSVGGRALLAGLGVGDRVALHWDWVCDRISAGEAAGLVAYEKRMVNF
- the hypE gene encoding hydrogenase expression/formation protein HypE; amino-acid sequence: MTIDFEGWACPLPLRDTPAIVMGHGGGGAMSGDLINHLFLPAFGDVALTDSAVVTAGTARLAFSTDSFVVRPMFFPGGSIGDLAVNGTVNDLAMSGATPLYLSAAFILQEGTPLPAVGRIATAMGEAARAAGVRLVTGDTKVVDFDSGDGVYVTTTGIGLVADGVDLGPHRATAGDAVLVSGPLGVHGVAVLSCRQGLEFGTEVRSDTAPLHGLVAAMLATGADVHTLRDPTRGGLAATLNEIAGAAKLGVELVERDLPVPAEVADACHLLGLDPLQVANEGKLVALVPPDQADRVLAAMREHPYGRDACRIGVCVAEHPGMVVARTGLGGTRVVTMPIGEQLPRIC